CTTCCAACAAAACCACCCCGAATGAGTACACATCGGACTTGTCCGTCAATTGCTGTCTCGTGTAGTACTCCGGATCTATGTAGCCAAAACTCCCCTTGACCTGCGTGCTGATATGGCTGTAAATCCCACTCGGACCAAGTTTGGATAATCCGAAATCCGAAACTTTGGCCACCCATGCCTCGTCCAATAATATGTTGGTTGACTTGACATCGCGGTGAATGATAGTGTGCTTGGTGCCCGTGTGGAGATAATCCAGCCCTTTGGCGGCGCCAATGCAGATTTGAAGGCGTTGTTTCCATGGGAGCGGTGGATTGTCTGTTCTGTAGAGATGATCGCGGAGGGTTCCATTAGCCATATAATCGTAAACCAAGATCATCTCACCCTTTTCATCACAGTAGCCTATCAAGGAAACCAAATGAAGATGTCTTAAATTTGATAGCAACTCGATCTCGGTTTGGAATTCGCGGGCACCCTGTCTTGATGAAGGATTTAATCGCTTTATCGCAACCGTTGTTAGATTGTTGTCTATGTACCCTTTGTACACGTTTCCAAATCCTCCAGTCCCAATCACAAACTTGGCATCAAAGTTGGCCGTAGCGGATccaatctcctccaacaaaaatcTTCTAAGCGACGATGAACCTGATGCTCCAGTCTTTGTTGACCCTGGCGGGGTTGAAAGTGGGGTCCAAGATGGGTTTGGAGCAGTTTTCTTGTCCACGTCTGTTACCCGTCTCTTCCATCGCCACCGGAAAAACAAGAAACCAATGATTAAAACCATGGCAGCCCCTCCTGCTGACCCTCCTCCGATGGCAGCAAAAGGTACTCGAGATTTTCCACGATTCCCCTTGGGATCATGATTGGTCCCGTCAAGACTCCCGTCGGTGTTATTCAATTTGAACAATTCTAAGCCATTCAAGATCGCATCAGCATACTTTGGTTTGGTATCAAGATTCGGGTGCAGAGCAAGAAACAAGTCTTGCTTGGTCTGGCGATAGTCTGGTGGGTTTGGAACGAACACGAGGTAGTCTCTGAATACCGGGACTTctgggccgcctgcccaatgTATAACATCAGCTTCTGGCTCAGCTATTCTATCACCGATAAATATTTTGAACATCCGTTGGTTCTCCGCTGTAATCAAATCGGGACTAATCTCACAAAAATGCAACCTCATGAGATAATAAAACCCAGAATCAACAGGAAACATCCAGCTCAAGTTGAAGCTGGTGCTGAACTTTCCCATCGCCCTGGCAGTAGCAAAAACAACTGGGGGTGCGGTGTAATTTGGGGTTTCTGTAGTGTACTTGATGGCACTATCAGAATCGCtcaactgatttccttcatctGCGCCCCAGAGGAATTTGAAATCGGAAGTCCATCTGCGGAACATCCCACTATCTTCCACCTCAGAAACTGCATTACCTCCTACGTTGAGCCTGtaaagagcttcaaaggcagtCTTGTTCTGATCAAACTCAAACTGAACATTCGGATAAGCCACGAATTTAAGGGGATTGCTGAGCATATCATGGTTGCCCATGTAGAGATCTTCCGGGGTTGAAACAACTTCAATTCCATTAACGAAAGCGTAGGAATTCGAAGAGGGCAAAAAGGTAACGTTGAGGAACTGATCCATATCCTGAATATTGAGGATATATTCTTTAACAACGGAATTGATTGTATGTTCTTCAAAAACAAAGGGTGGTGAGAATCCCTTGCTAGAAACTGTGAGATATGCGCTAAAGTTACTGAGAAGGGTGTAGTTATTAGCCGTGACATTGAAGAAAGAATCAGTTGTGTTGAGACTGCCGGAGTACGAGGTAGGGTAGAAGTAAAGGCGGAGGAACTTTTTGCCTAGACTGACAGGGAAGGTGTAAGAGAATTGAGAACGGATGATTCGGGCACTTGAAAAAGGGACTCCGCTGACTGAGGAGTCTAGCTCGGTGGCTGTGACTGCTGATGAAATATTTGCCATGTCGTTCGGTGAGAATTTTGAGCCCACGTCGCCGTCCCATTTCCGGCCATCAACTGAGGTTGAATTCGAGGATGAGCCGCAGTTGATCAGGATATAATCTGTGGGGGTGTAAGGCGGAGTACTGCCAGTGGAAGCGATGACAAACaacaaattgaagagaaagcagaggaatacaagaaaaaggaacattatgctaatccaaacggagctaATCCAAATTGTCTCACATGCTAACTCACATGCTAACACCCCCAAAAATAGCTCAAATGCTAACTCACTTTTCTGATGGAAAAATTGGTCGTTATTCCATTGAAGTGTAGGATTGGGATTTCGCCATTTGTCTTTAAGAAATGTTGTGGAATTTAAAGTCCCCAATTCAGATGAATAACGAAACGGTAGTAGAATTAACATCACGAAGCGAGGATGGCAGTTTTAGCGTGGACTTGTTAAGTTGGAAAAGTCAATTCATTGGTTCGATAACCCAACTCCGACCAAGTTTCTGGCTTCGAGTCATATACCCCACCACATGCGCATTATATCAGGGGcaaaatggaaaaacaaaattcttcccaatcaaaactaaaagagaaaatgatgaatttcatcccttatatttttgcaaaatatttttTACGTCTCACATATTTAAAGCTTGTAAAATCTATACCCTTACAAGTTAGAGATGTACTACTAATTTCGTTCAAAAATCGAGTTTTTATCAACTTCTAGGCAAAGGGTTGCACACCCTAGCTACATTACAATATTTCAAGGCTATTAATCAACTAAatgaccaaaacaaaaacaaacggCGAATTAAACCTGGTTGCTTCGCTGACTGATACATGTTTCATTATTTGAAGGAAATAGTAATGCATAGCCACCAAGCCAGAAAAATTCGACTGCAAATTGTTGATGTAGTAATTTGTAAAAGCTAGATAAAATTCTCCTATGTTTCAATgatgtttacttttttttttctcgcttGCTCTACTTTTACACTGCTTTCATCTGTTGTTTTATCAACAGATTCATAGACAAATTTTTCCTGTTCATATTTTCTTCAAATAATCAACATGCATTAACTAGTGAAGCAACGAGATTCTAGTGCGACATCTACTTTTTTCTTCGTCATTTGGTTGACTAATAGGCCTTGAGATGATTTACATTTGGTTGGGTATGAAAATATATAGAGACACGGTCAGGCTGAATGTTCTCGGGTGGAACGTT
The Coffea arabica cultivar ET-39 chromosome 6c, Coffea Arabica ET-39 HiFi, whole genome shotgun sequence genome window above contains:
- the LOC113694170 gene encoding receptor-like protein kinase FERONIA, translating into MLILLPFRYSSELGTLNSTTFLKDKWRNPNPTLQWNNDQFFHQKSELAFELFLGVLACELACETIWISSVWISIMFLFLVFLCFLFNLLFVIASTGSTPPYTPTDYILINCGSSSNSTSVDGRKWDGDVGSKFSPNDMANISSAVTATELDSSVSGVPFSSARIIRSQFSYTFPVSLGKKFLRLYFYPTSYSGSLNTTDSFFNVTANNYTLLSNFSAYLTVSSKGFSPPFVFEEHTINSVVKEYILNIQDMDQFLNVTFLPSSNSYAFVNGIEVVSTPEDLYMGNHDMLSNPLKFVAYPNVQFEFDQNKTAFEALYRLNVGGNAVSEVEDSGMFRRWTSDFKFLWGADEGNQLSDSDSAIKYTTETPNYTAPPVVFATARAMGKFSTSFNLSWMFPVDSGFYYLMRLHFCEISPDLITAENQRMFKIFIGDRIAEPEADVIHWAGGPEVPVFRDYLVFVPNPPDYRQTKQDLFLALHPNLDTKPKYADAILNGLELFKLNNTDGSLDGTNHDPKGNRGKSRVPFAAIGGGSAGGAAMVLIIGFLFFRWRWKRRVTDVDKKTAPNPSWTPLSTPPGSTKTGASGSSSLRRFLLEEIGSATANFDAKFVIGTGGFGNVYKGYIDNNLTTVAIKRLNPSSRQGAREFQTEIELLSNLRHLHLVSLIGYCDEKGEMILVYDYMANGTLRDHLYRTDNPPLPWKQRLQICIGAAKGLDYLHTGTKHTIIHRDVKSTNILLDEAWVAKVSDFGLSKLGPSGIYSHISTQVKGSFGYIDPEYYTRQQLTDKSDVYSFGVVLLEVLCGRAPIILDLPQEQVNLAEWAKQCYKKGIIHRVVDPDVKGEIAPQCLRIFAETAINCLKDQGIQRPGMDDVVGGLEFALQVQEAAENEGGRPDPFPLHMDGGDVQNMTDDDTDVTSESGGDQDSAGKIEMVFTTWTSTTSGDNFKV